The sequence below is a genomic window from Entelurus aequoreus isolate RoL-2023_Sb linkage group LG15, RoL_Eaeq_v1.1, whole genome shotgun sequence.
gaataataaaggagtaaagagactggactggtgtgctcgctggttatttagatgaataataaaggagtgaagagactggactggtgtgctcgctggttatttagatgaataataaaggagtgaagagactggactggtgtgctcgctggttatttagatgaataataaaggagtggagagactggactgatgtgctcgctggttatttagatgaataataaaggagtaaagagactggactggtgtgctcgctggttatttagatgaataataaaggagtgaagagactggactggtgtgctcgctggttatttagatgaataataaaggagtgaagAGACTGGACtagtgtgctcgctggttatttagatgaataataaaggagtgaagagactggactggtgtgctcgctggttatttagatgaataataaaggagtgaagAGACTGGACtagtgtgctcgctggttatttagatgaataataaaggagtgaagagactggactggtgtgctcgctggttatttagatgattgTTTGGATCTAAGTCACAAATAAAGGAGGTGCATAGAAGTGAAAAGTTTAAAAAGGTTCCTGCATGAAGTTCTGACATCCAAATATTGTCGTCTCTTCTTTAGTTGATTTGAATTAATCAGCTGTGATTATTAATCATTCATACAAAATGTGATTCATGATGAAATAATAATCATTAGACAGTTCtagttttaaaacattttaagttCAATAGatggacttttttttaactttatgcacacataatagattttaatcagcaccaaaaataatttaaaatgtgtttaatttgaTTGTTTTTGTAAAGTATTTTTAGTACTTAAGTTGAAACCTTttattaaacatgacacataattaaacatgacacataattaaacatgacacataattaaACATGACATATAATTCCTGTGACTTGACCACAACTCATTGATCTATTTAATTCCACTTCCTGTCTTTCAAAGTCAACATCCTGTGGAGACGAGTCATTTGAAACTCCAAGTTTGGACTTTGGCACAAGTCTGGAAGGACGACCACTCACCTCCTGGCAGGTGGATCACTCACCTCCTGGCAGGTGGATCACTCACCTCCTGGTAGGTGGATCACTCACCTCCTGGCAGGTGGATCACTCACCTCCTGGTAGGTGGATCACTCACCTCCTGGTAGGTGGATCACTCACCTCCTGGCAGGTGGATCACTCACCTCCTGGTAGGTGGATCACTCACCTCCTGGTAGGTGGATCACTCACCTCCTGGCAGGTGGATCACTCACCTCCTGGTAGGTGGATCACTCACCTCCTGGTAGGTGGATCACTCACCTCCTGGTAGGTGGATCACTCACCTCCTGGTAGGTGGATCACTCACCTCCTGGTAGGTGGATCACTCACCTCCTGGTAGGTGGATCACTCACCTCCTGGCAGGTGGATCACTCACCTCCTGGCAGGTGGATCACTCACCTCCTGGTAGGTGGATCACTCACCTCCTGGTAGGTGGATCACTCACCTCCTGGCAGGTGGATCACTCACCTCCTGGCAGGTGGATCACTCACCTCCTGGTAGGTGGATCACTCACCTCCTGGTAGGTGGATCACTCACCTCCTGGCAGGTGGATCACTCACCTCCTGGCAGGTGGATCACTCACCTCCTGGCAGGTGGATCACTCACCTCCTGGTAGGTGGATCACTCACCTCCTGGTAGGTGGATGTGGGAGGAGAGGAGAACAGGACGGCTGCCACCTTGCGTTGGTACCATGGCAACTCAGCAAACACAAAACACCTGCACAGTTTCACAGTACACACTTCAGTACACAACACTTCAGTACACAACACTTCAGTACACAACACTTCAGTACACAACACACTTCAGTGTACAAGTACTTGTTAAAAACATGGTGAAagaaaaaaatagacacaattcATGTGTGTAATAAAATTATGACtaccattttttaaattctaattaaattttacaatgaaaaatgttaaaattaaaaaaatatatttctattACTATGTAATGTGGACAGACTCACTAGTAACCCAGAATGTGGACAGACTCGCCAGTAACCCAGAATGTGGACAGACTCACTAGTAACCCAGAATGTGGACAGACTCACTAGTAACCCAGAGTATGGACGGACTCACTAGTAACCCAGAATGTGGACAGACTCACCAGTAACCCAGAATGTGGACAGACTCACTAGTAACCCAGAATGTGGACAGACTCACTAGTAACCCAGAATGTGGACAGACTCACTAGTAACCCAGAGTATGGACAGACTCACTAGTAACCCAGAATGTGGACAGACTCACCAGTAACCCAGAATGTGGACAGACTCACTAGTAACCCAGAATGTGGACAGACTCGCCAGTAACCCAGAATGTGGACAGACTCACTAGTAACCCAGAATGTGGACAGACTCACTAGTAACCCAGAATGTGGACAGACTCACCAGTAACCCATAATGTGGACAGACTCACCAGTAACCCAGAATGTGGACAGACTCACTAGTAACCCAGAATGTGGACAGACTCACTAGTAACCCAGAATGTGGACAGACTCACTAGTAACCCAGAGTATGGACAGACTCACTAGTAACCCAGAATGTGGACAGACTCACCAGTAACCCAGAATGTGGACAGACTCACTAGTAACCCAGAATGTGGACAGACTCACTAGTAACCCAGAATGTGGACAGACTCACTAGTAACCCAGAATGTGGACAGACTCACTAGTAACCCAGAATGTGGACAGACTCACTAGTAACCCAGAATGTGGACAGACTCACCAGTAACCCAGAATGTGGACAGACTCACCAGTAACCCAGAATGTGGACAGACTCTCTAGTAACCCAGAATGTGGACAGACTCACAAGTAACCCAGAATGTGGACAGACTCACTAGTAACCCAGAATGTGGACAGACTCACCAGTAACCCAGAATGTGGACAGACTCACTAGTAACCCAGAATGTGGACAGACTCACTAGTAACCCAGAATGTGGACAGACTCACTAGTAACCCAGAATGTGGACAGACTCACCAGTAACCCAGAATGTGGAAGGAGGTTGCATCTTTGGGGTTGAGTGTGAGTGCTCTCTAGGACAAGACGGTCTGGGTTATTGTCACATGACATCCAGGGGCAGGTAGTTCTCACCTCAAGATGTTCCCGAATTGTGTAAGAATTTCCTATTTTCACTTTGACTCCCTCGTACTCGCCCACATCACTCAGACATATTGCATACCACTGTGGGAGGAGAGACACTTTCATCACAATGTCACCCACATGTGGACACATTTAaccatgtagtggacacatgtaaccatgtagtggacacatgtaaccatgtagtggacacatgtaaccatgtagtggacacatgtaaccatgtagtggacacatgtaaccatgtagtggacacatgtaaccatgtagtggacacatgtaaccatgtagtggacacatgtaacatgtagtggacacatgtaacatgtagtggacacatgtaaccatgtagtggacacatgtaacatgtagtggacacatgtaaccatgtagtggacacatgtaacatgtagtggacacatgtaacatgtagtggacacatgtaacatgtagtggacacatgtaacatgtagtggacacatgtaacatgtagtggacacatgtaacatgtagtggacacatgtaacatgtagtggacacatgtaaccatgtagtggacacatgtaaccatgtagtggacacatgtaacatgtagtggacacatgtaaccatgtagtggacacatgtaacatgtagtggacacatgtaaacatgtagtggacacatgtaacatgtagtggacacatgtaaccatgtagtggacacatgtaacatgTAGTGGACAGATGTAaccatgtagtggacacatgtaacatgtagtggacacatgtaacatgtagtggacacatgtaacatgtagtggacacatgtaaccatgtagtggacacatgtaacatgtagtggacacatgtaaccatgtagtggacacatgtaaccatgtagtggacacatgtaacatgtagtggacacatgtaaccatgtagtggacacatgtaacatgtagtggacacatgtaaccatgtagtggacacatgtaacatgtagtggacacatgtaacatgtagtggacacatgtaacatgtagtggacacatgtaaccatgtagtggacacatgtaacatgtagtgtacacatgtaacatgtagtgtacacatgtaacatgtagtggacacatgtaaccatgtagtggacacatgtaacatgtagtggacacatgtaaccatgtagtggacacatgtaacatgtagtggacacatgtaacatgtagtggacacatgtaacatgtagtggacacatgtaacatgtagtggacatatgtaacatgtagtggacacatgtaaacatgtagtggacacatgtaacatgtagtggacacatgtaaccatgtagtggacacatgtaaccatgtagtggacacatgtaacatgtagtggacacatgtaacatgtagtggacacatgtaacatgtagtggacacatgtaacatgtagtggacacatgtaacatgtagtggacacatgtaacatgtagtggacacatgtaaccatgtagtggacacatgtaacatgtagtggacacatgtaaccatgtagtggacacatgtaacatgtagtggacacatgtaacatgtagtggacacatgtaaccatgtagtggacacatgtaaccatgtagtggacacatgtaacatgtagtggacacatgtaacatgtagtggacacatgtaacatgtagtggacacatgtaacatgtagtggacacatgtaaccatgtagtggacacatgtaacatgtagtggacacatgtaaccatgtagtggacacatgtaaccatgtagtggacacatgtaaccatgtagtggacacatgtaacatgtagtggacacatgtaacatgtagtggacacatgtaaacatgtagtggacacatgtaacatgtagtggacacatgtaaacatgtagtggacacatgtaacatgtagtggacacatgtaaacatgtagtggacacatgtaacatgtagtggacacatgtaacatgtagtggacacatgtaaccatgtagtggacacatgtaacatgtagtggacacatgtaacatgtagtggacacatgtaacatgtagtggacacatgtaaccatgtagtggacacatgtaacatgtagtggacacatgtaacatgtagtggacacatgtaacatgtagtggacacatgtaaccatgtagtggacacatgtaacatgtagtggacacatgtaaccatgtagtggacacatgtaacatgtagtggacacatgtaaccatgtagtggacacatgtaacatgtagtggacacatgtaacatgtagtggacacatgtaaccatgtagtggacacatgtaaccatgtagtggacacatgtaacatgtagtggacacatgtaaccatgtagtggacacatgtaaccatgtagtggacacatgtaacatgtagtggacacatgtaacatgtagtggacacatgtaacatgtagtggacacatgtaaccatgtagtggacacatgtaacatgtagtggacacatgtaaccatgtagtggacacatgtaacatgtagtggacacatgtaaccatgtagtggacacatgtaacatgtagtggacacatgtaacatgtagtggacacatgtaaacatgtagtggacacatgtaaacatgtagtggacacatgtaaacatgtagtggacacatgtaaacatgtagtggacacatgtaacatgtagtggacacatgtaacatgtagtggacacatgtaacatgtagtggacacatgtaaccatgtagtggacacatgtaacatgtagtggacacatgtaacatgtagtggacacatgtaacatgtagtggacacatgtaaccatgtagtggacacatgtaacatgtagtggacacatgtaacatgtagtggacacatgtaacatgtagtggacacatgtaacatgtagtggacacatgtaacatgTAGCAAAGTCTTACCTTGTGTGCTGCATAACAAGAGTCGTCTCTCTCCAGAGACGTGGTAGCATACTGGTAGGCTTCATACATCAGCTGCTTCTTCCTGTCAGCGTCCACCTCAGGAAGTACTGACATGTCACGTGACGCCCGGGCCAACCTCCACAGGAACTCTGCATtgtcactgacacacaacattgtCACTGACACACCACAACACCTGCATtgtcactgacacacaacattgtCACTGACACACCACCTGCATTGTCACTGACACACCACAACACCTGCATTGTCACTGACACACCACAACACCTGCATtgtcactgacacacaacattgtCACTGACACACCACAACACCTGCATtgtcactgacacacaacattgtCACTGACACACCACAACACCTGCATTGTCACTGACACACCACAACACCTGCATTGTCACTGACACACCACAACACCTGCATTGtcactgacacacaacaacaccTGCATTGtcactgacacacaacaacaccTGCATTGTCACTGACACACCACAACACCTGCATTGTCACTGACACACCACAACACCTGCATTGTCACTGACACACCACAACACCTGCATTGTCACTGACACACCACAACACCTGCATTGTCACTGACACACCACAACACCTGCATTGtcactgacacacaacaacaccTGCATTGtcactgacacacaacaacaccTGCATTGtcactgacacacaacaacaccTGCATtgtcactgacacacaacattgtCACTGACACACCACAACACCTGCATTGTCACTGACACACCACAACACCTGCATTGTCACTGACACACCACAACACCTGCATtgtcactgacacacaacattgtCACTGACACACCACAACACCTGCATTGTCACTGACACACCACAACACCTGCATTGTCACTGACACACCACAACACCTGCATTGtcactgacacacaacaacaccTGCATTGtcactgacacacaacaacaccTGCATTGTCACTGACACACCACAACACCTGCATTGtcactgacacacaacaacaccTGCTCAGGTGTGTGTATGGACTTTAGTCCAGTCAGTATTTAgatgtgtgaatggacaaacagataAAAATGTTAATATAGTTGAAGTGATGGTCAGTCTGCTGATGAGTCCAGTGTTTCCTGATTGTACTCGCCTGAAAGATGCCTTCACAAGTGACACCCTCAGGGAGAGACCATTACACTGTCCTACTTCCTGTTACACAtgaggagggggcgtgtcttaaagcacATCGGCTCACATTGGAGTGCAAGCTGCAACAGggctagaccctggacaaggaaggcagggtggaccctggacaaggaatgtGGGTTAGACCCTCGACAAAGAAAGTGggttagaccctggacaaggaaggcagggtggaccctcgacaaggaaggtgggttagaccctggacaaggaagttgggttagaccctggacaaggaaggtgggttGGACCCTGGACAAAGAAAGTGGGTTGGACCCTGGAAAAGGAAGGTGGTTTGGACCCTGGACAAAGAAAGTGGGTTGGacactggacaaggaaggcgggttagaacctggacaaggaaggcagggtggacccctggacaaggaaggcgcggtagaccctggacaaggaaggcggggtagaccctggacaaggaaggtagaCCCCGGACAAAGAAGGCGggctagaccctggacaaggacggTAGACCCTTGATAAGGAAGGcgtggtagaccctggacaatGAAGgtagggtagaccctggacaaggaaggcggggtagaccctggacaaggaaggtagaccctggacaaggaaagcggggtataccctggacaaggaaggtagaCTCTGGACAAGAAAGGcgtggtagaccctggacaaggaaggtagaCCCTGAACAAGGAaagcggggtagaccctggacaaggaaagtagaccctggacaaggaaggcagaccctggacaaggaaagcagagtataccctggacaaggaaggcgggatagaccctggacaagtgtcCACCTCATGCAGGGCCtacactcccattcacacactaggaagcATTTAAAGTCAATGTTTGAGCTGGTCTGATGTTTGAAGGAGAACTCCAGGGACTTAGATGTGGTCTGATGTTTGAAGGAGAACTCCCAGGACCTAGTAGATGTGGTCTGATGTTTGAAGgagaactcccaggacttagATGTGGTCTGATGTTTGAAGGAGAACTCCAGGGACTTAGTAGATGTGGTCTGATGTTTGAAGgagaactcccaggacttagtagaTGTGGTCTGATGTTTGAAGgagaactcccaggacttagtagaTGTGGTCTGATGTTTGAAGgagaactcccaggacttagtagaTGTGATCTGATGTTTCAAGgagaactcccaggacttagtagaTGTGGTCTGATGTTTCAAGgagaactcccaggacttagtagaTGTGATCTGATGTTTCAAGGAGAACTCCCTGGACTTAGTAGATGTGGTCTGATGTTTCAAGgagaactcccaggacttagtaAATGTGGTCTGATGTTTCAAGgagaactcccaggacttagtagaTGTGATCTGATGTTTCAAGGAGAACTCCCTGGACTTAGTAAATGTGGTCTGATGTTTCAAGgagaactcccaggacttagtagaTGTGATCTGATGTTTCAAGGAGAACTCCCAGTACTTAGTAAATGTGGTCTGATGTTTCAAGgagaactcccaggacttagtagaTGTGGTCTGATGTTTCAAGGAGAACTcccaggacttaatagatgtgGTCTGATGTTTGAAGgagaactcccaggacttagtagaTGTGATCTGATGTTTCAAGgagaactcccaggacttagtagaTGTGATCTGATGTTTCAAGgagaactcccaggacttagtagaTGTGATCTGATGTTTCAAGgagaactcccaggacttagtagaTGTGGTCTGATGTTTCAAGgagaactcccaggacttagtagaTGTGGTCTGATGTTTCAAGGAGAACTcccaggacttaatagatgtgGTCTGATGTTTGAAGgagaactcccaggacttagATGTGGTCTGATGTTTCAAGgagaactcccaggacttagtaAATGTGGTCTGATGTTTCTTGGAGAACTCCCAGGATTTAGTAGATGTGAGGCATGATTTGAAAGAGTGTCTGATACAGAAGCAGGTGAGACaagaactcccaggacttagtagaactcccaggacttagtagaCGTGAGGCATGATTTGAAAGAGTGTCCGACACAGAAGCAGGTGAGACaagaactcccaggacttagtagaTGTGAGGCATGATTTGAAAGAGTGTCTGATACAGAAGCAGGTGAGACaagaactcccaggacttagtagaactcccaggacttagtagaTGTGAGGCATGATTTAAAAGAGTGTCTGATACAGAAGCAGGTGAGACaagaactcccaggacttagtagaTGTGAGGCATGATTTGAAAGAGTGTCTGATACAGAAGCAGGTGAGACaagaactcccaggacttagtagaactcccaggacttagtagaTGTGAGGCATGATTTGAAAGAGTGTCTGATACAGAAGCAGGTGAGACaagaactcccaggacttagtagaactcccaggacttagtagaCGTGAGGCATGATTTGAAAGAGTGTCCGACACAGAAGCAGGTGAGACaagaactcccaggacttagtagaactcccaggacttagtagaTGTGAGGCATGATTTAAAAGAGTGTCTGATACAGAAGCAGATGAGACaagaactcccaggacttagtagaactcccaggacttagtagaTGTAAGGCATGATTTGAAAGAGTGTCCGACACAGAAGCAGGTGAGACaagaactcccaggacttagtagaTGTGAGGCATGATTTGAAAGAGTGTCTGATACAGAAGCAGGTGAGGACTTAGTagaactcccaggacttagtagaTGTGAGGCATGATTTGAAAGAGTGTCTGATACAGAAGCAGGTGAGACaagaactcccaggacttagtagaACTCCCAGGATTTAGTAGATGTGAGGCATGATTTGAAAGAGTGTCTGATACAGAAGCAGGTGAGACaagaactcccaggacttagtagaactcccaggacttagtagaTGTAAGGCATGATTTGAAAGAGTGTCCGACACAGAAGCAGGTGAGACaagaactcccaggacttagtagaactcccaggacttagtagaTGTAAGGCATGATTTGAAAGAGTGTCCGACACAGAAGCAGGTGAGACaagaactcccaggacttagtagaactcccaggacttagtagaTGTAAGGCATGATTTGAAAGAGTGTCCGACACAGAAGCAGGTGAGACaagaactcccaggacttagtagaactcccaggacttagtagaTGTAAGGCATGATTTAAAAGAGTGTCTGATACAGAAGCAGGTGAGACaagaactcccaggacttagtagaactcccaggacttagtagaTGTGAGGCATGATTTGAAAGAGTGTCCGACACAGAAGCAGGTGAGACaagaactcccaggacttagtagaactcccaggacttagtagaTGTGAGGCATGATTTGAAAGAGTGTCCGACACAGAAGCAGGTGAGACaagaactcccaggacttagtagaactcccaggacttagtagaTGTAAGGCATGATTTGAAAGAGTGTCCGACACAGAAGCAGGTGAGACaagaactcccaggacttagtagaactcccaggacttagtagaTGTGAGGCATGATTTGAAAGAGTGTCCGACACAGAAGCAGGTGAGACaagaactcccaggacttagtagaactcccaggacttagtagaTGTAAGGCATGATTTGAAAGAGTGTCCGACACAGAAGCAGGTGAGACaagaactcccaggacttagtagaactcccaggacttagtagaTGTGAGGCATGATTTGAAAGAGTGTCCGACACAGAAGCAGGTGAGACaagaactcccaggacttagtagaactcccaggacttagtagaTGTGAGGCATGATTTGAAAGAGTGTCCGACACAGAAGCAGGTGAGACaagaactcccaggacttagtagaTGTGAGGCATGATTTGAAAGAGTGTCCGACACAGAAGCAGGTGAGACAAGAACTCCTCACCTGTCTTTGTACTGCTGAAGTAGTTGGTAGAGTTTCTCCGTCTCAGCACAGCTGTAAAGGTAGTCTGCCTGCTCTAGAACCTCGTCTTCACAAGAAAACAACTTTTATCACCACTTCAAAGGTTTAAACAAGGACCGGAGTCACAAGAGTTCACCTTTTTCTAAAGCCAGGACCACAGCTGACCTCTGCACCTTCTTGTAGGATCCATACACCAAACTGGAGAAGGTGGGGACTCCCACCAGGATGGCTGCACCTCCACTctgcacacatttacacacactttGGATCCACTTCCACTCTGCACACATTTAGACACACTTTGGATCCAGTTCCACTCTGCACACCTTCAGACACACTTTGGATCCACCTCCACTCTGCACACCTTCAGACACACTTTGGATCCACTTCCACTCTGCACACATTTAGACACACTTTGGATCCACTTCCACTCTGCACACATTTacacattatttatattatatcatatttaaGTGTATACAAGTATATTAAATGATGATATTTAAGTGTAgacatgtatattatattatatcatatcatATTTAAGTGTAGACAAGTATATTCAATGATGATATTTAAGTGTAgacatgtatattatattatatcatatttaaGTGTAGACAAGTATATTAAATGATGATATTTAAGTGTAgacatgtatattatattatatcatatttaaGTGTAGACAAGTATATTAAATGATGATATTTAAGTGTAgacatgtatattatattatatcatatttaagtagggatgatactcaaaaccggttttcccggttgtttgataagaaaataaccgagtcctcggactcgaatccctttttgagaaccggtacccgttatcgagaccactatagtaaaggaaaagagttgattctttattcgaatcccgtcccgaccagaaatgctccgctggacatcacaagaaatgacgtcacgtagctcagtcattaggcgcagatagcgaaagcaggaaaacaatggacgggaaaaagcgctccaaggtgtaataaagttcaaaacaaaagctataatccatcgaataactttactgagagatttgagcagggtaaaacacatgaccaacacttttaccaccaaccggaaacatagcaaccaggctagcaacgcacctcctttacggcagctgtcgcaacgttcttaaaacaaccgcagcacatacatatatatacaacactgcagcacatacatatatatacaacatatctcccttttttaacttttgtttttctttccttgtaaacgttacaaaatcacactgtatatgtgttgtctgtctaattataaataatgcagacgaggcgtgttggctgacttcttgacgtttactttcacagcgtggcaacatgcaacacttttcggggctaccgcgcatgctcgtaactcccgttgcatgctgggtactgtagttgttatattctctagctctttttttagctttaacttttcattttttagcattgtaaccacatttgcaaagaacttttctcttcatagaatgttctttcaataaagaaataaagtgcaaaaatgtcaaagcatcataacaaacagttatgttccaatagcagcagaagtgcactttttggagagctattttcagttttgtgcccaagggactgattttatttaacactatattattattaatacacctATAATGATCACAGAgagaggttgtttttgtgttactgtatatatttgtttctctgaaaaatcccacttaatatactttgggtaacaac
It includes:
- the LOC133630533 gene encoding regulator of microtubule dynamics protein 1-like — translated: MAALVWTRCGTNTLKTSITNTFLTNTLKTFIAAAKGSRISTTRPFSWATSGRTASLLTSGGAAILVGVPTFSSLVYGSYKKVQRSAVVLALEKDEVLEQADYLYSCAETEKLYQLLQQYKDSDNAEFLWRLARASRDMSVLPEVDADRKKQLMYEAYQYATTSLERDDSCYAAHKWYAICLSDVGEYEGVKVKIGNSYTIREHLERALTLNPKDATSFHILGYWCFVFAELPWYQRKVAAVLFSSPPTSTYQEALQFFLRAEEVEPNFYSKNMLMLGKTYLALKEPHQAQLWLTKARDYPAHTLEDKETLNVGSHPSVHVDMFVFQEDVERAVTLLLSQSGFFTPSKNTSRKLSQESEKQDKY